The Streptomyces sp. NBC_00670 genome window below encodes:
- a CDS encoding IS701 family transposase has protein sequence MRLGEVERLRGELAGFVADVFGSLPRRDQRRWGECYLRGLMLDGRRKSVQPMAERLPDGNMQALQQFVNQSPWDPLPVRQRIAERLSEVITPEVWVIDDVSFPKCGKASAGVARQYCGAVGKRANCQVAVSVHAATDTASCPLNWELYLPREWTDEPDRCRRAGVPDDVVHQEKWRLALGLLDSLTDWRLKAPVVVADAGYGVSTPFRLGLEKRGLSYVLALTGKEVAHPEEVEPHQPVYGGLGPPTLPRYRTPPRAVSALAARASASRFTEVTWRQGSKGAMTSRFAVLTVRPAGKQCLAAAQEAGGGRNHWNGVLPSQTLLVEWPDGQDAPTGYWISNLPATTPVADLVRWAKMRWRIEHDYRELKHGLGLDHFEGRTWRGWHHHVTLVTAAQAFLTLRRLDPKAHMPA, from the coding sequence ATGAGGCTGGGGGAGGTGGAACGGCTCCGGGGCGAGTTGGCGGGGTTCGTTGCCGATGTGTTCGGGTCGTTGCCGCGCCGGGATCAGCGGCGGTGGGGCGAGTGTTATCTGCGGGGCCTGATGCTCGACGGCCGGCGCAAGTCGGTCCAGCCGATGGCCGAGCGGCTGCCGGACGGGAACATGCAGGCCCTGCAGCAGTTCGTGAACCAGTCGCCGTGGGATCCGCTGCCAGTCAGGCAGCGGATCGCTGAGCGGCTGTCCGAGGTGATCACTCCTGAGGTGTGGGTGATCGACGACGTGTCGTTCCCCAAGTGCGGCAAGGCGTCGGCCGGGGTGGCCCGCCAATACTGCGGAGCGGTCGGCAAACGCGCGAACTGCCAGGTCGCGGTCAGCGTCCATGCCGCCACCGACACCGCGTCCTGCCCGCTGAACTGGGAGTTGTATCTGCCGCGCGAGTGGACGGACGAACCGGACCGCTGCCGCCGGGCCGGAGTCCCCGACGACGTCGTCCACCAGGAGAAGTGGCGTCTCGCGCTCGGCCTGCTCGACAGCCTGACCGACTGGCGGTTGAAGGCGCCGGTCGTGGTCGCCGACGCCGGCTACGGCGTCAGCACCCCCTTCCGCCTCGGCCTCGAGAAGCGAGGACTGTCCTACGTCCTCGCGCTGACCGGCAAGGAAGTCGCCCACCCGGAGGAGGTCGAGCCGCACCAGCCCGTCTACGGCGGGCTCGGACCGCCGACCCTGCCCCGCTACCGCACCCCACCCCGAGCCGTTTCCGCCCTTGCGGCGCGGGCCAGTGCCAGCCGGTTCACCGAGGTGACCTGGAGGCAGGGCAGCAAAGGCGCGATGACCTCACGGTTCGCGGTGCTGACAGTGCGGCCCGCGGGCAAGCAATGCCTGGCCGCTGCCCAGGAGGCGGGCGGCGGCCGCAACCACTGGAACGGAGTCCTGCCCTCCCAGACCCTGCTGGTCGAATGGCCGGACGGCCAGGACGCTCCGACCGGCTACTGGATATCAAACCTGCCCGCCACCACCCCGGTCGCTGACCTGGTGCGGTGGGCGAAGATGCGCTGGCGCATCGAGCACGACTACCGCGAGCTCAAGCACGGACTCGGGCTGGACCACTTCGAAGGCCGCACCTGGCGCGGCTGGCACCACCACGTCACCCTCGTCACCGCCGCCCAGGCCTTCCTCACCCTCCGGCGGCTCGACCCAAAAGCCCACATGCCGGCCTGA
- a CDS encoding L-threonylcarbamoyladenylate synthase yields the protein MAKYFDVHPDNPQARTIGQVADSIRDGALVVYPTDSCFALGCRLGSRDGMERIRTIRQLDSRHHFTLVCRDFAQLGQFVRVDNDVFRAVKASTPGSYTFILPATPEVPRKLLHPKKRTVGVRIPDHRVAQALLAELGEPLLSSTLLLPDEEEPMTVGWEIKERLDHVVDAVIDSGDCGTEPTTVVDFSGGEAEIVRRGAGDPSRFE from the coding sequence ATGGCGAAGTACTTCGACGTTCATCCGGACAACCCCCAGGCGCGCACCATCGGGCAGGTTGCCGACAGCATTCGTGACGGTGCGCTCGTGGTGTATCCGACGGACTCCTGTTTCGCTCTCGGGTGCCGGCTGGGCAGCCGGGACGGGATGGAGCGGATCCGGACCATCCGGCAGCTCGACAGCCGGCACCACTTCACCCTGGTCTGCCGGGACTTCGCACAGCTCGGCCAGTTCGTCCGGGTCGACAACGACGTGTTCCGCGCGGTGAAGGCGTCCACGCCCGGCAGCTACACGTTCATCCTGCCGGCCACCCCCGAGGTGCCGCGCAAGCTGCTGCACCCGAAGAAGCGGACGGTCGGCGTGCGCATCCCCGACCACCGGGTCGCCCAGGCGCTCCTCGCCGAGCTGGGCGAGCCGCTGCTGTCCAGCACGCTGCTGCTGCCGGACGAGGAGGAGCCGATGACGGTCGGCTGGGAGATCAAGGAGCGGCTCGACCACGTCGTCGACGCGGTGATCGACTCCGGGGACTGCGGCACCGAGCCGACGACGGTGGTCGACTTCTCGGGCGGCGAGGCGGAGATCGTCCGCCGGGGCGCGGGGGACCCGTCCCGGTTCGAGTGA
- a CDS encoding SigB/SigF/SigG family RNA polymerase sigma factor encodes MLTDTPTSRPGAPARPTPRGPRAHDDAPDTASDFARLAALEDGPEREALRDELVTAWLPMAHRIAGRFRDRGESLEDLRQVAALGLVKAIDRYDCERGAFESYAVPTITGEIKRHFRDRMWALRVPRRVQELRNKVRVARRELMQSPGSPEPSAADVARHTGLTEEEVGTGMEALESFSTLSLDAAMSADDDAYSLADTLGVAEASYDVVVDREAAKEGLRRLPERERAILYMRFFQDMTQNRIADRLGISQMHVSRLISRSCARVREEAIGRGADRREPGRTDAG; translated from the coding sequence ATGCTCACTGACACCCCCACAAGCCGTCCCGGCGCCCCCGCTCGTCCCACCCCCCGTGGACCGCGAGCGCACGACGACGCGCCCGACACGGCTTCGGACTTCGCCCGGCTCGCCGCCCTGGAGGACGGCCCCGAGCGCGAGGCCCTGCGCGACGAGCTGGTGACGGCCTGGCTGCCCATGGCCCACCGCATCGCCGGTCGCTTCCGCGACCGCGGTGAATCGCTCGAGGACCTGCGCCAGGTCGCGGCCCTCGGCCTGGTCAAGGCCATCGACCGGTACGACTGCGAGCGCGGCGCGTTCGAGAGTTACGCCGTGCCGACCATCACCGGCGAGATCAAACGGCACTTCCGTGACCGCATGTGGGCCCTGCGGGTGCCCCGGCGGGTGCAGGAACTGCGCAACAAGGTGCGCGTCGCCCGCCGCGAGCTGATGCAGAGCCCCGGCTCCCCCGAGCCGTCCGCCGCCGACGTGGCCCGGCACACCGGGCTGACGGAGGAGGAGGTCGGCACCGGGATGGAGGCGCTGGAGAGCTTCAGCACCCTGTCGCTGGACGCGGCGATGTCCGCCGACGACGACGCCTACAGCCTGGCCGACACCCTCGGGGTCGCGGAGGCGAGCTACGACGTCGTCGTCGACCGCGAGGCCGCGAAGGAGGGGCTGCGGCGCCTGCCCGAGCGGGAGCGGGCCATCCTGTACATGCGGTTCTTCCAGGACATGACCCAGAACCGCATCGCGGACCGCCTCGGCATCTCGCAGATGCACGTCTCGCGGCTGATCAGCCGCAGTTGTGCGCGAGTGCGGGAAGAGGCCATCGGACGCGGTGCCGACCGCCGCGAGCCCGGGCGTACGGACGCCGGGTGA
- a CDS encoding DUF5133 domain-containing protein, which translates to MLMPHPATLRKLVEEYQALAALEAADGAAKSGARVQDLAYTLCVSTGTRDVQQALDYARQYLAAAGEQVVPAVTPLRTRPGVRRDGAMSVREPVEGVGF; encoded by the coding sequence ATGCTGATGCCTCACCCCGCGACGCTGCGCAAGCTCGTCGAGGAGTACCAGGCGCTCGCCGCCCTGGAGGCCGCCGACGGCGCCGCCAAGTCCGGGGCGCGCGTCCAGGACCTCGCGTACACGCTGTGCGTGTCCACCGGCACCCGGGACGTGCAGCAGGCACTGGACTACGCGCGGCAGTACCTGGCCGCCGCCGGCGAGCAGGTCGTGCCGGCCGTCACCCCGCTGCGTACGCGCCCCGGTGTGCGCCGGGACGGGGCGATGTCCGTGCGGGAACCCGTCGAGGGCGTCGGTTTCTGA
- a CDS encoding substrate-binding domain-containing protein has translation MKTTPPSRRSPASARRTALAAGAVAVVLLAAACSGSDAGADADAAGKAADGRMRIALITHGAEGDAFWERVRAGADAAAAKDHIDLTYASDPDAAAQADLVRDAVRDRVDGIAVTLAKPEAMRAVVAEARSAKIPVVGLNSGIDAWKSDGLLEYYGQDESVAGRAVGDKLDSLKAKHTLCVIHEQGNVALEARCAGVKKTFDGRTDILYVDGTDIPALTAAVTSRLRQDPTVDEVVANGAQFALASVKAVKAAGSRADVSTFDLNADLVKAVRSGDVRFAVDQQPYLQGYLAVDGLWLYRTNGNLSGGGTAPVLTGPAFVTKENAAEVAKYAAGGTR, from the coding sequence ATGAAGACCACTCCCCCGTCCCGCCGCTCCCCGGCGTCCGCGCGCCGCACCGCCCTCGCCGCGGGAGCCGTCGCCGTCGTCCTGCTCGCGGCGGCCTGCTCCGGCTCGGACGCGGGGGCGGACGCCGACGCGGCGGGGAAGGCCGCCGACGGGCGGATGCGGATCGCCCTGATCACGCACGGCGCCGAGGGCGACGCCTTCTGGGAACGGGTGCGCGCGGGCGCCGACGCCGCCGCCGCGAAGGACCACATCGACCTGACCTACGCGAGCGACCCGGACGCCGCCGCCCAGGCCGACCTGGTGCGGGACGCCGTGCGCGACCGGGTGGACGGCATCGCGGTGACGCTGGCCAAGCCGGAGGCCATGCGGGCGGTGGTCGCCGAGGCACGGTCCGCCAAGATCCCGGTGGTCGGCCTCAACTCCGGCATCGACGCCTGGAAGTCGGACGGTCTGCTGGAGTACTACGGCCAGGACGAGAGCGTCGCCGGCCGTGCCGTCGGCGACAAGCTGGACAGTCTCAAGGCCAAGCACACGCTGTGCGTCATCCACGAGCAGGGCAACGTGGCGCTGGAGGCGCGCTGCGCCGGGGTGAAGAAGACGTTCGACGGCCGCACGGACATCCTCTACGTGGACGGCACCGACATCCCGGCGCTCACCGCCGCCGTCACCTCCCGGCTGCGCCAGGACCCGACCGTCGACGAAGTCGTGGCCAACGGCGCGCAGTTCGCGCTGGCGTCCGTGAAGGCCGTGAAGGCGGCGGGCAGTCGCGCCGACGTCTCCACGTTCGACCTCAACGCGGACCTGGTGAAGGCCGTGCGGAGCGGCGACGTGCGGTTCGCCGTGGACCAGCAGCCGTATCTTCAGGGCTATCTCGCCGTGGACGGGCTGTGGTTGTACCGCACCAACGGCAACCTCAGCGGCGGCGGCACGGCACCGGTGCTCACCGGGCCCGCCTTCGTGACCAAGGAGAACGCCGCCGAGGTCGCCAAGTACGCGGCGGGTGGCACCCGTTGA
- a CDS encoding sensor histidine kinase, protein MSPRTAARRRLGSIRLSLILLALVPSITLAAIWGVTTTQMFAEGLRLRNQTELSRSTGAMGTDATLALQRERGLSAAWLASPHGSRSALDAQRRETDEAIAKLVGRSEAIRSAPTRISERMYSVIASTKSLEYYRGQVDHLTDITASQVLDQYTSIIDDQIHAFQELSQVDDGDLTSQAGPLVALEHAAELVSQEDAQLTLVWPSGKLDDASWTQFTQLVGAQRWVVQDQVVPSLRGAAKARAEQIMQGTDWATLRHVEDEVFQAGVTGRTKDRDVRLPDSHQRWDHALDRLSTQYAQLIRQQTDQLLDRSADNADALLVKAAWLSAGGLLALLVCVVLSWRITRSLSRRLRGLREATLSLAHKRLPEVVARLDRGEKVDVDAAAPPLDYGRDELGQVAQAFNTAQRTAVHTAVELADTRRGFQKVILGIARQSQNLVNLQLSKLDALEREHEDPKVLAGLYALDSTASQLRRYEENLVIISGEQPRRSWTEPVALIDILRSAVGEIAQYQRVEVHTDEELYLAPPAVADAIHLLAELIDNATVYSPAPSPVGVRAATVAKGLAIEIEDRGLGMSEEEYAAFNAQLAEAPQFDVVALADDLRLGMFVVARLAVRHGIAVTLRSSPYGGTTAIVLIPDDIVVRDPAAHAGGGAAGRAADGVVGGSSPGGVPGPRSAGRDGSAVPADGAGGEAAEVAEGSGSPSGDGSAPAGPGAAGGAAVDAGGAAGSGRGGRSAAGEPSAAGEPSGARASGTGASGGTASGTGPSGGSSSAGSSSGGSASGGGRPAPLPRRVPQSSLAAELLADPPPGSGADAGEEFTPEEAASSLAGFQRGTRAALDDTPFDDAAAGRVDGDREGETASAET, encoded by the coding sequence ATGTCTCCACGGACAGCCGCCCGACGCCGGCTCGGCTCCATACGTCTCTCGCTGATCCTGCTGGCCCTGGTGCCCAGCATCACGCTCGCCGCGATCTGGGGCGTGACGACGACGCAGATGTTCGCCGAGGGGCTGCGGCTGCGGAACCAGACGGAGCTCAGCCGGTCGACCGGCGCGATGGGCACCGACGCCACGCTGGCGCTGCAGCGCGAACGCGGCCTGTCCGCCGCGTGGCTGGCCTCCCCGCACGGCTCCCGCTCCGCCCTGGACGCCCAGCGCCGTGAGACGGACGAGGCCATCGCCAAGCTGGTGGGGCGCTCGGAGGCGATCCGCAGCGCCCCCACCCGGATCTCGGAGCGGATGTACTCCGTGATCGCCTCGACGAAGAGCCTGGAGTACTACCGCGGCCAGGTGGACCACCTCACCGACATCACCGCGTCCCAGGTGCTGGACCAGTACACCTCGATCATCGACGACCAGATCCACGCCTTCCAGGAGCTGTCCCAGGTCGACGACGGCGACCTCACCTCGCAGGCCGGGCCGCTGGTGGCCCTGGAGCACGCGGCGGAGCTGGTCTCGCAGGAGGACGCGCAGCTCACCCTCGTCTGGCCGTCCGGGAAGCTGGACGACGCCTCGTGGACGCAGTTCACCCAACTCGTCGGCGCGCAGCGGTGGGTGGTGCAGGACCAGGTCGTGCCGTCGCTGCGCGGGGCGGCCAAGGCCCGTGCCGAGCAGATCATGCAGGGCACGGACTGGGCGACGCTGCGGCACGTCGAGGACGAGGTGTTCCAGGCCGGGGTCACCGGCCGGACGAAGGACCGTGACGTCCGGCTGCCGGACAGCCACCAGCGGTGGGACCACGCCCTCGACCGGCTCTCCACGCAGTACGCGCAGCTGATCCGGCAGCAGACCGACCAACTGCTCGACCGCAGCGCGGACAACGCCGACGCGCTGCTGGTGAAGGCGGCCTGGCTGAGCGCCGGCGGGCTGCTCGCGCTGCTGGTCTGCGTCGTCCTGTCCTGGCGCATCACCCGCTCGCTCTCCCGGCGGCTGCGCGGGCTGCGCGAGGCCACCCTGAGCCTGGCGCACAAGCGGCTGCCCGAGGTGGTGGCCCGGCTCGACCGGGGCGAGAAGGTGGACGTCGACGCGGCCGCCCCGCCGCTGGACTACGGGCGCGACGAACTGGGCCAGGTGGCACAGGCGTTCAACACCGCGCAGCGCACCGCCGTGCACACCGCGGTGGAGCTCGCCGACACCCGGCGCGGCTTCCAGAAGGTCATCCTGGGCATCGCGCGGCAAAGCCAGAACCTGGTCAACCTCCAGCTCAGCAAGCTCGACGCGCTGGAGCGCGAGCACGAGGACCCCAAGGTGCTCGCCGGGCTGTACGCGCTGGACTCCACCGCCAGCCAGCTGCGCCGCTACGAGGAGAACCTCGTGATCATCAGCGGCGAGCAGCCCCGCCGGAGCTGGACCGAGCCGGTCGCCCTGATCGACATCCTGCGCAGCGCCGTCGGCGAGATCGCCCAGTACCAGCGGGTGGAGGTGCACACCGACGAGGAGCTGTACCTGGCGCCGCCCGCGGTGGCCGACGCGATCCACCTGCTGGCCGAGCTGATCGACAACGCGACGGTGTACTCACCCGCGCCCAGCCCGGTCGGAGTGCGGGCCGCGACGGTGGCCAAGGGGCTGGCGATCGAGATCGAGGACCGCGGGCTCGGCATGTCCGAGGAGGAGTACGCGGCGTTCAACGCGCAGCTCGCCGAGGCCCCGCAGTTCGACGTCGTCGCGCTCGCCGACGACCTGCGGCTCGGCATGTTCGTCGTGGCCCGGCTGGCCGTCCGGCACGGGATCGCCGTCACGCTGCGGTCCTCGCCGTACGGCGGGACGACGGCGATCGTGCTGATCCCGGACGACATCGTGGTGCGCGACCCCGCCGCGCACGCGGGCGGGGGCGCGGCCGGGCGCGCCGCGGACGGCGTCGTCGGGGGCTCCTCCCCCGGCGGGGTGCCCGGCCCGCGGTCCGCGGGCCGGGACGGTTCGGCGGTGCCCGCCGACGGCGCGGGCGGCGAGGCCGCCGAGGTGGCCGAAGGCTCCGGGAGCCCGTCGGGCGACGGTTCCGCGCCCGCCGGGCCGGGCGCGGCGGGCGGTGCGGCGGTGGATGCCGGGGGCGCGGCCGGTTCCGGCCGGGGCGGCCGGTCCGCGGCGGGCGAGCCGTCCGCGGCGGGCGAGCCGTCCGGCGCGCGGGCGTCCGGGACGGGCGCATCCGGTGGGACCGCTTCCGGTACGGGCCCGTCCGGCGGGAGCTCGTCCGCAGGGAGCTCGTCCGGCGGGAGCGCGTCCGGCGGCGGACGGCCCGCCCCGCTGCCGCGCCGGGTACCGCAGAGCAGTCTGGCGGCCGAACTGCTGGCGGATCCCCCGCCGGGGTCCGGTGCGGACGCCGGGGAGGAGTTCACCCCCGAGGAGGCCGCCTCCTCCCTCGCCGGGTTCCAGCGCGGCACCCGCGCGGCCCTCGACGACACGCCCTTCGACGACGCTGCCGCCGGCCGCGTCGACGGCGACCGCGAGGGGGAGACCGCCTCCGCAGAAACGTAG
- a CDS encoding roadblock/LC7 domain-containing protein, which yields MSRPAPATHSQLDQLLTGMVERVAEVNHAVVLSEDGLVVSKSTAFVRDDAERLAATASGLMSLSRGASMDFRGGPVRQALIEMAHSYLIITAAGPGAHLAVLTHKGADVGVVAYQMNMLVKKIGEHLSAAPRATAGPAADRGE from the coding sequence ATGTCACGCCCCGCCCCCGCCACACACAGCCAGCTCGATCAGCTGCTCACCGGAATGGTGGAGCGCGTCGCCGAGGTGAACCACGCCGTCGTGCTCTCCGAGGACGGACTGGTGGTCAGCAAGTCCACCGCGTTCGTCCGCGACGACGCCGAGCGGCTCGCGGCCACCGCGTCCGGTCTGATGAGCCTGAGCCGGGGCGCCAGCATGGACTTCCGCGGCGGTCCGGTGCGCCAGGCGCTGATCGAGATGGCGCACAGCTATCTGATCATCACCGCCGCCGGGCCCGGCGCGCACCTCGCGGTGCTCACGCACAAGGGCGCCGACGTGGGCGTCGTCGCGTACCAGATGAACATGCTGGTGAAGAAGATCGGCGAGCACCTCAGCGCGGCTCCGCGCGCCACCGCCGGCCCCGCGGCCGACCGCGGCGAGTGA
- a CDS encoding DUF742 domain-containing protein, with protein MSEGDAAGRLVRPFTLTGGRTRPSRADFTLITSVTAVDPQPAGAPRPQPEHSRILRLCARPVVVAELATLLDLPVSVVAIMLCDLLEAGRITVHPPRTVTRKPDLDLLQKVRDGLGRL; from the coding sequence GTGAGCGAAGGCGACGCGGCGGGCCGTCTGGTACGGCCGTTCACGCTGACCGGCGGCCGGACCCGGCCCAGCCGTGCCGACTTCACCCTGATCACCTCGGTGACGGCGGTGGATCCGCAGCCCGCCGGGGCGCCGCGGCCGCAGCCGGAGCACTCCCGCATCCTGCGGCTGTGCGCGCGGCCGGTCGTGGTGGCGGAGCTCGCCACCCTGCTGGACCTGCCGGTCAGCGTGGTCGCGATCATGCTCTGCGATCTGCTGGAAGCGGGCCGGATCACCGTGCACCCGCCGCGCACCGTCACCCGTAAACCGGATCTGGACCTGCTGCAGAAAGTGAGGGACGGCCTTGGCCGGCTCTGA
- a CDS encoding GTP-binding protein — translation MAGSDRTAPVVAPPDTVKILVAGGFGVGKTTMVGSVSEIVPLRTEELLTSAGLGVDDLAGIEEKRVTTVALDFGRITISSELVLYLFGTPGQQRFWFMWNDLAIGALGAVVLVDVRRPETSFAAIDFFERRQIPFVVGVNGFYGEHPYGAEEVRESLALPEGVPVLLCDARERGSCRDVLIALVDRVIASSAGADAS, via the coding sequence TTGGCCGGCTCTGACCGCACCGCTCCCGTGGTCGCTCCGCCCGACACGGTCAAGATCCTCGTCGCCGGCGGTTTCGGCGTCGGGAAGACCACGATGGTCGGCTCGGTGAGCGAGATCGTGCCGTTGCGCACCGAGGAACTGCTGACCTCCGCCGGCCTCGGGGTCGACGACCTCGCGGGGATCGAGGAGAAACGTGTCACCACCGTGGCGCTGGACTTCGGGCGCATCACCATCAGCTCCGAGCTGGTGCTGTATCTGTTCGGTACGCCGGGACAGCAGCGGTTCTGGTTCATGTGGAACGACCTGGCCATAGGGGCGCTCGGGGCCGTGGTGCTCGTCGATGTGCGCCGGCCGGAGACGAGTTTCGCGGCGATCGACTTCTTCGAGCGGCGGCAGATACCTTTCGTCGTCGGCGTCAACGGCTTCTACGGCGAACATCCGTACGGGGCCGAGGAGGTGCGGGAGTCGCTGGCGCTGCCGGAGGGCGTGCCGGTGCTGCTGTGCGACGCGCGGGAGCGGGGCTCCTGCCGGGACGTGCTGATCGCGCTGGTGGACCGGGTGATCGCGTCCTCCGCGGGCGCCGACGCGTCGTAG